A window of Chryseobacterium sp. IHB B 17019 genomic DNA:
TTCTCGGAAATGAAGTAGAAGGAATCAGTGATGAAGCCCTTCACAATATAGATTCGTTTATTGAAATTCCGCAATTGGGAACCAAGCATTCATTGAATGTAAGTGTATGTGGCGGAATCGTAATGTGGGAGTTTGCAAAGGCTCTAAAATAAAAAAACTGCAGAAGTCTTTTAGACAGTGCAGTTTGAAATAAATCTAATAAAAAGTAAAAATGAAAGGCTACAAAGGTAAATTTTTTTTCTTCACAAACAAATTTTAAAATCGATTTTTCCTAAATTTTTTTTATCTCAAAATTCACTGATATCTTATTATTATTCGTCTAGCAAATCAATTTCGATGATGTTGTTTTCTTTTCTTATTTTATTTTTATAATACTTCTCCATATTCTTTTTGAATTCACTGTTGCTTTTTCCATCCTGCGTTTCTAAAACTTCCACCCCCTGAAAGTTTTTATTAGGGTTTTCACGATATTCCTTATATAACTTTTTATATTGTTTCTGATCGATAGGAATTAATTTTCCGTGATCCGTTTTATTATTCAAATTTCCCTTTATTGTTTGAGTAGAAACAAGCTCAAAGGTATGTGTTAAGGTATTATCTGTTATTTTTACTATAAGTCCCGGTAAGCCCTGAAATTTATATGGCCCATCAGATATGGGAATATCTGTAGAAAACCAGGCATTCCAAATTCTTCCTCCAAAATTTAAAGTAGCTTTTTGAACAATCATCTTATTGATTTCCCTTTTTTCAGGTGAAATATCCCATTTCATATTCCTATTATCTGACACCGAATAAAAATCATTGTTTACTCTGGTGATCAGAAAAATAGTATCCGGATATTCTTTATATACCCTGTCTGTGAAAAGGCTTAATTTATACCCTTTTGATATCGCAATTGAATCATCTCTATAATTTTGTGCATCATAAAACACAGATCCTTTTTTAAAAACATCCAAATACATGACAGCCTTTGTTGTATCACCTATTTTATTAATGTCTTTAATCGATTTATATTCGTAAACAAATCTATTGGATTGACAATTGATAAAGAGAGGTATAAAAAAAATAAATACAAATATTTTCATTTCTTAAATTTAAAAAAATGCAATAACGTTTTAGATTTTCTTATTTAATAAGTTAAACAAATATACAGGTAATCAAAAAGTATCAATTTATTTTTTAAACTTTTGAAGCTTCAACTAACTAATAATTATTTATTTGAAATATTAATCAAGAAATTTCGAGAAATGGTTTCAAAATTGTAAATATTAAAGTTATGAGTAAGATCAGATAAAATAAATGAGTTGTAATCTATTTATCCGGATTTACTTTTTTTGCTAAGTTTTTATTTTTGAATTGAAATCTTCGTTTAATTTTTTATAAATTAGCACAATGTTTATCAAGGACTATATCTCAAAAGATTACCCATGTTTTAGCCTGACTGACTCAATAGAATCAGCAAGAGACATGTTAGAAGCATTTGGATATTCCCATATTTTCATCAAAAAATCCCATCACTTTTACGGGGCACTCGCACAGGATTTCCTTTACGAAGAAGAAGGCACCCTGAAGGATCTGGAACATCAGATCGAACGTTTTGCGATTCTTGAAGATAATAACATTATGGACAGTATCCGGTTGTTTTACACATTCAACGCCAATGTAATTCCTGTCATCAACAAGGCAGAAAAATACTTGGGGTATATCGGCTGTGAGGATATTTTTCAGGATTTGTCGAAATATCCGCTGTTTTCGGAATCGGGAGCAATCCTTACGGTAGAAGTTCCTTCAAGAAAATATTCCATGACGGAGATCGCCAATATTGTGGAGAGTAATAATTCTAAATTTTATGGTGCATTTATCAGTTTTATGTCTGATGAAGCCATTCATGTGACGATAAAAATCAGCAATGAAAACCTGAGTTCCATTGATGAGACATTTGACCGGTATGATTATAGAATCGTTGAAAAATACTATTCTGATGAAAAATCGGATTTATTTAAAGACAGATTCGGATTTTTCCAGAAATTTATAGAAATATAAAAACTAATGAAGGCAGCCATATATTCTCAGAAAAAAGATCTTGATACTTTTTTATATTTAAGCAAATTTATTTCAGAGCTTGAAAACAGAAACGTAAAATCTGTTTTGTACGACGAAATGGCTGAAGCACTTCAGTTTTCAAAGATTTTTGAAACATTTAATTGCAAACAGGACCTTATAGATAAAGAAGTAGATCTTTTCTTTACTTTCGGAGGAGACGGAACAATTGTCAATTCTTTAACCTTTATTGAAGACCTTGAAATCCCGATTGTAGGTGTAAACACCGGAAGACTGGGATTTTTGGCAAGTTTTACCAAAGAAGAAGCCTTTAAGGAGTTGGATTCCATTCTGAAAGGTGATGTAAAAACAAGCCGCCGCGCTGTGATAGAAGTGGTTTCACCTGTTTTACAGGACTTTTTTCCGTATGCTTTAAATGATGTTACCGTTTCCAGAAAAGAAACAACCTCGATGGTTACGGTAGATTCTTATATTAATGACGAATTTTTGAATGTATTCTGGGGAGACGGTGTTATTGTTTCGACCCCCACCGGTTCTACGGCTTATTCTTTAAGCTGCGGAGGACCTATCATCTCACCAAATAACGAAAATTTTGTCATTACCCCTATCGCTCCCCACAATCTGAATGTAAGGCCTTTGGTAGTAAACGACAGAGTTGAAATAAAATTTAAAGTAGAAAGCCGGGTGCCACAATACTCACTTTCACTGGATTCCCGATTGATACACATAGAAACAGATAAAGAAATTGTCATCAGAAAGGCCGGTTTCCAGATTTTGCTGGTACAGCCGAATAACTTAAGTTTCTATGAAACCATCCGCCAGAAGCTACTTTGGGGAAGGGACAAAAGAAATTAAGAATATCTTAAAAATTATTACCTTTACAGGAATTTTACAAACATCCTAATAATTTATATTAAAAAGTAAAACATGAGTAGAATTTTCCCGGCAGGAGTTGCCACAGGTCAGTTAGTTACTGATATTTTTCAGCATGCTAAAGAAAACAAATTTGCATTACCGGCAGTAAACGTAATTGGTTCCAGTAACGTAAACGCAGTAATGGAAACTGCTGCAAAATTAAACTCACCTGTTATTATTCAGTTCTCAAACGGTGGAGCTGCTTACAACGCAGGAAAAGGATTAAGCAATGACGGACAAAAAGCTGCTATTTTAGGAGGTATTGCCGGCGCAAAACATATTCACACGCTTGCAGAAGCTTACGGAGCTACTGTGATTCTTCACACAGACCACTGTGCAAAGAAATTATTGCCTTGGATCGACGGATTAATGGATGCTAACGAAGAATTCTTCAAGCAGACAGGAAAATCTCTTTACTCTTCTCACATGCTTGACCTTTCTGAGGAGTCTTTAGAAGAAAACTTAGAAGTTTCTGCTAAATATTTCGAAAGAATGGCCAAAATGCAAATGACTCTTGAAGTAGAAATAGGGGTTACAGGAGGGGAAGAAGACGGTGTTGATAACTCAGATGTTGATAACTCAAAATTATATACTCAGCCGGAAGATGTAGCTTACACGTACGAAAAACTGAAGGCTATTTCCGACAACTTTACCATTGCTGCTGCTTTCGGTAACGTACACGGAGTTTACAAGCCAGGAAACGTAGTCCTTACTCCGAAAATCCTTGATAATTCTCAGAAATTTGTTCAGGAAAAATTCGGGACTGCTGCGAAACCTATCAACTTTGTATTCCACGGAGGTTCAGGATCTACTTTGGAAGAAATCAGAGAGGCGATCGACTATGGAGTTATCAAAATGAATATCGATACAGATCTTCAGTTTGCCTACACAGAAGGGGCTAGAGATTATATGATCAACAATATTGATTATTTAAGAACTCAAATCGGAAACCCTGAAGGTGAAGAAAAACCAAACAAAAAATTCTATGACCCAAGAGTTTGGGTAAGAAAAAGTGAAGAAACTTTCTCTACAAGATTGGTAAAAGCGTTTGAAGATTTAAATAACGTAAATACGCTTAAATAATTATAACTGATAAAAGATGAATGATAAGTGATTTTCTAAACCGCTTTCTTCATCTCTTATCATTTATCACATATCAATTATAAAACAATATGGCATTCGACTGGTTTAAAAGAAAAGCAAAAAACATTACGACTTCTACCGACGAGAAAAAAGACGTTCCAAAAGGTCTTTGGCACCAGACTCCGTCAGGAAAAGTAGTGGAACATGATGAATTGAGAAGAAACAATTATGTTTCTCCGGAAGACGGATTTCATGTAAGAATAGGAAGTGCAGAATTTTTTGAAATCCTTTTTGATGAAGGTAAGTTTACTGAACTGGACGCAAATGTTGAAAGTATAGACATCCTTAATTTTAAAGATACAAAACCTTACGCAGACCGTCTAAAGGAAGTGAGAGCCAAAACAAAGCTTACAGATTCTATCAGAAACGCAGTAGGAACTGTAAAAGGAACCGAAATGGTGGTTTCGTGTATGGATTTTGCCTTTATCGGAGGGTCTTTGGGTTCTGTAATGGGTGAAAAAATCAGAAGAGCGGTAGACTACTGTATCAAAAACAAGCTTCCTTACATGATTATTTGTCAGTCAGGAGGGGCGAGAATGCAGGAAGCAACTTATTCTCTGATGCAGTTGGCAAAAGTACAGGCAAAATTGGCGCAGCTTTCAGAAGCAGGGCTTTTATACATCGCTTATCTTTGTGACCCTACTTTTGGTGGTATTACCGCTTCTTTCGCAATGACAGCAGATATTATCATGGCTGAGCCGGGAGCTTTGATCGGTTTTGCAGGACCAAGAGTTATCCGTGAAACCATCGGTAGAGATTTACCGGAAGGTTTCCAGACCTCGGAATTCCTTCAGGAAAAAGGCTTCGTGGATTTCATTGTGAAAAGAACTGAAATTCAGGATACTGTTTCTAAGACCGTTAAATTATTAGCAGTAAATGCATAACAATTTGTAACAAAATACTATAATCTCTCTCTAATTGGGGAGAGATTTTTATTTATGAGAACTTTCAGGATATTTTTTAATACGATTAAGACTTTAAGCTTAAAAAAAATTATGCGTCTTTTATCGCTTGTTTTGCCGCATCCTATTTTTTCTTTATTAAGTTTCTATGCTACAGCTCAGGCATTTACCATCGCGCAAAAGAAATTTCCGAAAACAGCTTCCAACAACGGGATCGGAAATGCTTTCAGGCATGCACTGTGGACCTGTTTTATCATGATGTATTGCTGTAAAGTCTCATCACCCCGAAAAGCACTCAATTTTTGTAAAAGAATCACCGATATGCACGAAGATCTGTTCCCCAACAAACCATTGGAAACAAAAATGGATCTCCATAACAATAAAATCGGGATGGATTATTTCATGGAATTATTGCCCGGAATTCACCGCCAGTTTTTTGAAAAAGGCTTTTTTATTGATGCCCTCGAGAAAAAAATGGCAGACGCCAAAGTTTTGAAAAATCCGGATGATAATTTTGAAGGGTTCTTGGTGTATCTAGACGAGAAATAATTTTCCCTTTTTATTAAATTTAATGATAAAGTTGTCATCCTAAAAGGATCTAAACAGCTAAAACAACAAAATCATTCATAATGAGATTTCTTCGTCGCTTCTGAACTACGTTCGCAGACCTTCAGTCTGTTCGCAATGACGCATAGTTGTAGCGGTTAGAATTCCCCTCCTCTGGAGGGGTGGCGAAAATTCGCAAGAATTTTTGACGGGGTGGTTTTAGTAGTGACTTGTCAATGGCTAATTGACAATTTTTATTATGCTAGATTAAAAATTCACTTACAAAGTAAAATTCACCATTCCCTTTTCCTAGCCCCGATAGAAACGACATCCTTTTTTGTTGCGGGCGGAGCAAAGCGGAGACCGCAACAAAAAAGATACAGTGGATAGCGGGAAAAAGCTCCTAAAAACGAAAATGAAAACCTTTAAATCCTTCCGTCTCTTTGTAATCTGAAGATTTTTTGATAAGTTTAAACAATATTAATTCAATCAAATGGTTCTCAGCAGAATTTGGTCGGCATTTATCATTGTTGCCATTGCTATTGCAAGTATAAAATACATTTCGTCAAGCCATTACAAAACCATTTTTAATGATATGGTTGTTGGGAAAGGCGGCGATACGGTGCAGATCGCAACACAGAAAATGAATACGCTTTCTCCCATTGTTCGGGACAGCCTGATGAAAAAACCTGATTTTGCAGACAGCAGAATTCATTATAAAACCGATTCTCTGAAACAAGACGTAAAAGTTTACCGTGTTCAGGAAGCTGATGGCGTGATCGGAACTTCTGAAACCGCGGTGAAAATCTGTATCGGCTTGATTGGAATTATGACCTTGTTCATGGGATTCATGAGTATTGCAGAAAAAGCGGGGGGAATTAATCTTTTAAGTCGTTTAATTCAACCATTTTTCTCTAAATTATTCCCTGAAATTCCTAAAAACCATCCGGCTTTCGGACATATGCTGATGAATTTCAGCGCGAATCTTTTAGGGCTGGATAATGCAGCAACGCCTTTTGGTTTGAAAGCGATGGAAAGCCTCCAGACTTTGAACCCCAATAAAGACACGGCAAGTAATTCACAGATCATGTTCCTCTGCCTTCATGCTGGAGGAATGACACTGATTCCGGTTTCTATTATTGCAATCCGGGCTTCGATGGGTTCAAAAACACCGACGGATATTTTCCTTCCGTGCATGATTGCCACGTTTGCCGCAACTTTAGCAGCCATGATTATTGTTTCTTTGTATCAGAAAATCAATTTATTAAGACCTGTTGTTATCGCTTATGTTGGCGGAATTTCAGCAATTATTGCTTTGCTGGTTGTATATTTAGTTCAATTAAGCAAAGATGAACTCGACGATTTCAGTAAAGTTTTGAGTAACGGACTGATCCTCTTTATTTTCGTGGCGATAGTTTTGGGAGCAGTTTATAAAAAGATTAATGTTTTTGATGCTTTTATTGAAGGAGCAAAAGAAGGTTTCTGGACTTGTGTAAAGATTATTCCTTACTTAGTCGGAATGTTGATCGCTATTTCTCTTTTAAGGACTTCCGGCGTTTTTGATGTAATCATCGACGGAATGAAATGGGTTGCTTATAATGCAAACTTAGACGCAAGATTTGTGGATGGACTTCCGACTGCTTTAATCAAGCCTTTATCCGGTTCCGGAGCGCGTGGAATGATGGTTGATACAATGGCAACTTTCGGGGCGGATAGTTTCCAGGGGAAATTGGCAGCGGTTCTTCAGGGAAGCTCAGATACGACGTTTTATGTGATTGCAGTTTATTTTGGGGCCGTAGCCGTGAAGAATACGAGATATACGGTAATTGCTATGCTTTTGGCGGATTTGGTTGGGGTTATTACTGCGATTGCTTTGGCTTATCTTTTCTTTGCTTAATTCAATTTATGAAAGCTTATATTCAAACTGATAAAAGAGGTGAATTCTATAATGTTAATGCTTTTATTGCCAATGAAGGTTTTAAAAATTTTGGTTTTGAGATTGAAAAATTTGTCGATGCTGATGAAATTTCAAATAAAAATCCTGAAAATATTATTGTTGGTGGAATTGGAAATGTAAGAAAGCGATTGCAAAATTTAAATATTATCCGCGAAAATAAAGAAATAGATTATCCTGAGGAATTAAAACCATTTTTAAAAAGAAAGATTTGGACTTCTTCAATCAATGAAATATTTAATAAAAAAGAATGGAATATTTTTATTAAGCCCCAAACAGAAACAAAATTATTCGCAG
This region includes:
- a CDS encoding GLPGLI family protein, with the protein product MKIFVFIFFIPLFINCQSNRFVYEYKSIKDINKIGDTTKAVMYLDVFKKGSVFYDAQNYRDDSIAISKGYKLSLFTDRVYKEYPDTIFLITRVNNDFYSVSDNRNMKWDISPEKREINKMIVQKATLNFGGRIWNAWFSTDIPISDGPYKFQGLPGLIVKITDNTLTHTFELVSTQTIKGNLNNKTDHGKLIPIDQKQYKKLYKEYRENPNKNFQGVEVLETQDGKSNSEFKKNMEKYYKNKIRKENNIIEIDLLDE
- a CDS encoding CBS domain-containing protein, giving the protein MFIKDYISKDYPCFSLTDSIESARDMLEAFGYSHIFIKKSHHFYGALAQDFLYEEEGTLKDLEHQIERFAILEDNNIMDSIRLFYTFNANVIPVINKAEKYLGYIGCEDIFQDLSKYPLFSESGAILTVEVPSRKYSMTEIANIVESNNSKFYGAFISFMSDEAIHVTIKISNENLSSIDETFDRYDYRIVEKYYSDEKSDLFKDRFGFFQKFIEI
- a CDS encoding NAD kinase; this translates as MKAAIYSQKKDLDTFLYLSKFISELENRNVKSVLYDEMAEALQFSKIFETFNCKQDLIDKEVDLFFTFGGDGTIVNSLTFIEDLEIPIVGVNTGRLGFLASFTKEEAFKELDSILKGDVKTSRRAVIEVVSPVLQDFFPYALNDVTVSRKETTSMVTVDSYINDEFLNVFWGDGVIVSTPTGSTAYSLSCGGPIISPNNENFVITPIAPHNLNVRPLVVNDRVEIKFKVESRVPQYSLSLDSRLIHIETDKEIVIRKAGFQILLVQPNNLSFYETIRQKLLWGRDKRN
- the fbaA gene encoding class II fructose-bisphosphate aldolase; translation: MSRIFPAGVATGQLVTDIFQHAKENKFALPAVNVIGSSNVNAVMETAAKLNSPVIIQFSNGGAAYNAGKGLSNDGQKAAILGGIAGAKHIHTLAEAYGATVILHTDHCAKKLLPWIDGLMDANEEFFKQTGKSLYSSHMLDLSEESLEENLEVSAKYFERMAKMQMTLEVEIGVTGGEEDGVDNSDVDNSKLYTQPEDVAYTYEKLKAISDNFTIAAAFGNVHGVYKPGNVVLTPKILDNSQKFVQEKFGTAAKPINFVFHGGSGSTLEEIREAIDYGVIKMNIDTDLQFAYTEGARDYMINNIDYLRTQIGNPEGEEKPNKKFYDPRVWVRKSEETFSTRLVKAFEDLNNVNTLK
- the accD gene encoding acetyl-CoA carboxylase, carboxyltransferase subunit beta → MAFDWFKRKAKNITTSTDEKKDVPKGLWHQTPSGKVVEHDELRRNNYVSPEDGFHVRIGSAEFFEILFDEGKFTELDANVESIDILNFKDTKPYADRLKEVRAKTKLTDSIRNAVGTVKGTEMVVSCMDFAFIGGSLGSVMGEKIRRAVDYCIKNKLPYMIICQSGGARMQEATYSLMQLAKVQAKLAQLSEAGLLYIAYLCDPTFGGITASFAMTADIIMAEPGALIGFAGPRVIRETIGRDLPEGFQTSEFLQEKGFVDFIVKRTEIQDTVSKTVKLLAVNA
- a CDS encoding DUF6973 domain-containing protein, coding for MRTFRIFFNTIKTLSLKKIMRLLSLVLPHPIFSLLSFYATAQAFTIAQKKFPKTASNNGIGNAFRHALWTCFIMMYCCKVSSPRKALNFCKRITDMHEDLFPNKPLETKMDLHNNKIGMDYFMELLPGIHRQFFEKGFFIDALEKKMADAKVLKNPDDNFEGFLVYLDEK
- a CDS encoding nucleoside recognition domain-containing protein — its product is MVLSRIWSAFIIVAIAIASIKYISSSHYKTIFNDMVVGKGGDTVQIATQKMNTLSPIVRDSLMKKPDFADSRIHYKTDSLKQDVKVYRVQEADGVIGTSETAVKICIGLIGIMTLFMGFMSIAEKAGGINLLSRLIQPFFSKLFPEIPKNHPAFGHMLMNFSANLLGLDNAATPFGLKAMESLQTLNPNKDTASNSQIMFLCLHAGGMTLIPVSIIAIRASMGSKTPTDIFLPCMIATFAATLAAMIIVSLYQKINLLRPVVIAYVGGISAIIALLVVYLVQLSKDELDDFSKVLSNGLILFIFVAIVLGAVYKKINVFDAFIEGAKEGFWTCVKIIPYLVGMLIAISLLRTSGVFDVIIDGMKWVAYNANLDARFVDGLPTALIKPLSGSGARGMMVDTMATFGADSFQGKLAAVLQGSSDTTFYVIAVYFGAVAVKNTRYTVIAMLLADLVGVITAIALAYLFFA